One genomic region from Prionailurus bengalensis isolate Pbe53 chromosome C1, Fcat_Pben_1.1_paternal_pri, whole genome shotgun sequence encodes:
- the PLEKHG5 gene encoding pleckstrin homology domain-containing family G member 5 isoform X1 → MGTGPGVSGRRAASRPGPGLPCPAEGRARDGEGQVCHHADCQQLHRRGPLNLCEACDSKFHSAMHYDGHVRFDLPPQGSVLARNVSTRSCPPRTSPAADLEEEEESSLDGKGDRKSTGLKLSKKARRRHTDDPSKECFTLKFDLNVDIETEIVPAMKKKSLGEVLLPVFERKGITLGKVDIYLDQSNTPLSLTFEAYRFGGHYLRVKAKPGDEGKVEQGVKDSKSLSLPILRPARAGPPSLERVEPQSRRESLDILAPGRRRKNMSEFLGETSIPGQEAPTPSSCSLPGGSSGGSDSWKNRAASRFSGFFSSGPSTSALGREVDKMEQLEGKLHAYSLFGLPRLPRRLRFDHDSWEEEGDEEEEEEEEDACLRLEDSWRELIDGPEKLSRRQCHQQEAVWELLHTEASYIKKLRVITNLFLCCLLNLQESGLLCEVEAERLFSNIPEIVRLHRGLWGSVMVPVLEKARRTRALLQPGDFLRGFKMFGSLFKPYIRYCMEEESCMEYMRGLLRDNDLFRAYVTWAEKHQQCQRLKLSDMLAKPHQRLTKYPLLLKSVLRKTDEPRAKEAVVTMIDSVERFIHHVNACMRQRQERQRLAAVVSRIDAYEVVEGSNDEVDKLLKEFLHLDLTAPIPGASPEETRQLLLEGSLRMKEGKDSKMDVYCFLFTDLLLVTKAVKKAERTKVIRPPLLVDKIVCRELRDPGSFLLIYLNEFHSAVGAYTFQASGQALCRGWVDAIYNAQNQLQQLRTQEQPGSQPHLQSLEEEEDEEDEDEDEEEAGESSTSAASSPTILRRSSNSLNSQHCASDGSTETLAMVVVEPGEPLSSPEFEGGPFSSQSDETSLSTTASSVTPTSELLPLGPVDGRSCSMDSAYGTLSPTSLQDFVAPAPVVEPAPRPPELPQAPSPPPSPRLRRRTPVQLLLCPPHLLKSKSEASLLQLLSGATARGAPPAPSRSLSELCLAVTVSGTRTQGSPQEAGPSWVHRGAPSPGSGPKLSELEGRTSFPAGAPERPTRRSRELSLGASPRVQPEPHPGISAQHRKLTLAQLYRIRTTLLLNSTLTASEV, encoded by the exons ATGGGGACGGGCCCCGGCGTCTCCGGGCGCCGCGCGGCCTCCAGGCCGGGCCCCGGGCTGCCCTGTCCGGCGGAGGGTCGCGCCCGCGACGGCGAAGGCCAG GTATGCCACCACGCTGACTGCCAGCAGCTGCACCGCCGGGGGCCCCTCAACCTCTGCGAGGCCTGTGACAGCAAGTTCCACAGCGCCATGCATTATGATGGGCACGTCCGCTTCGACCTGCCTCCCCAAG GCTCTGTTCTGGCCAGAAACGTGTCTACCCGGTCATGCCCCCCACGCACCAGCCCTGCAGCGGacttggaggaggaagaggaaagctcTCTGGATGGCAAAGG GGACCGGAAGAGCACAGGCCTGAAACTCTCCAAGAAGGCAAGGAGGAGACACACAGAT GACCCCAGCAAGGAGTGCTTCACCCTGAAGTTTGACCTGAATGTAGACATTGAGACAGAGATCGTACCAGCCATGAAGAAGAAGTCGCTGGG ggaggtgctGCTGCCGGTATTTGAAAGGAAGGGCATCACGCTGGGCAAGGTGGATATCTACCTGGACCAATCCAACACGCCCCTGTCCCTCACCTTTGAGGCCTACAGGTTCGGGGGACACTACCTGCGGGTCAAAG CCAAACCGGGGGACGAGGGGAAGGTGGAACAGGGAGTGAAGGACTCCAAATCCCTGAGTCTGCCAATCCTGCGGCCAGCCAGGGCCGGGCCCCCCTCCTTGGAGCGCGTGGAACCCCAGAGCCGCCGGGAGAGCCTGGATATCCTG GCCCCTGGCCGCCGCCGAAAGAACATGTCGGAGTTCCTGGGGGAGACGAGCATCCCTGGGCAGGAGGCCCCCACGCCTTCCAGCTGCTCTCTGCCCGGTGGTAGCAGCGGTGGCAGCGACAGCTGGAAGAACCGGGCGGCCAGTCGCTTCAGTGGCTTCTTCAGCTCGGGCCCCAGCACCAGCGCTTTGGGCCGG GAGGTGGACAAGATGGAGCAGCTGGAGGGCAAGCTGCACGCCTACAGCCTCTTCGGGCTGCCGCGGCTGCCCCGCAGGCTGCGCTTCGACCACGACtcgtgggaggaggagggggacgaggaggaggaggaggaggaggaggatgcctGTCTGCGGCTGGAAGACAGCTGGCGGGAGCTCATTGATGGGCCTGAG AAGCTGTCCCGGAGGCAGTGCCACCAGCAGGAGGCGGTGTGGGAGCTCCTGCACACAGAAGCCTCCTACATTAAGAAACTGAGGGTGATCACCAAC ctgTTCCTCTGCTGCCTCCTGAACCTGCAAGAATCGGGGCTGCTGTGTGAG GTGGAGGCCGAGCGCCTGTTCAGCAACATCCCCGAGATCGTGCGGCTGCACCGCGGACTGTGGGGCAGCGTGATGGTGCCGGTGCTGGAGAAGGCGCGGCGCACGCGGGCGCTGCTGCAGCCCGGGGACTTCCTCAGAGGCTTCAAGATG TTCGGCTCCCTCTTCAAGCCCTACATACGATACTGCATGGAGGAGGAGAGCTGCATGGAGTACATGCGCGGCCTGCTGCGCGACAACGACCTCTTCCGGGCATACGTCACG TGGGCCGAGAAGCATCAGCAGTGCCAGCGGCTGAAGCTGAGCGACATGCTGGCCAAGCCCCACCAGCGGCTCACCAAGTACCCGCTGCTGCTCAAGTCTGTGTTGAGGAAGACCGACGAGCCGCGCGCCAAGGAGGCCGTCGTCACCATG ATCGACTCGGTGGAGCGCTTCATCCACCACGTGAACGCGTGCATGCGGCAGCGGCAAGAGCGGCAGCGGCTGGCGGCCGTGGTGAGCCGCATCGACGCCTACGAGGTGGTGGAGGGCAGCAACGATGAGGTGGACAAG CTCCTGAAGGAATTTCTGCATCTGGACCTGACAGCACCCATCCCTGGCGCCTCCCCCGAGGAGACACGACAGCTGCTGCTGGAGGGGAGCCTGAGGATGAAGGAGGGGAAGGACAGCAAG atGGACGTGTACTGCTTCCTCTTCACGGACCTACTCTTGGTGACCAAGGCAGTGAAGAAGGCCGAGAGGACCAAGGTCATCCGGCCACCGCTGCTGGTGGACAAGATTGTGTGCCGGGAGCTTCGAGACCCCG GCTCCTTTCTCCTCATCTACCTGAATGAGTTCCACAGTGCTGTGGGGGCCTACACGTTCCAGGCCAGcggccaggctctgtgccgtggCTGGGTGGACGCCATTTACAACGCCCAG aACCAACTGCAGCAGCTGCGCACCCAGgagcagccaggcagccagccgCACCTGCAGAgcctggaagaggaggaggacgaagaggacgaggacgaggacgaggaggaAGCGGGGGAGAGTAGCACTTCTGCCGCCAGCTCCCCCACCATCCTGCGCAGGAGCAGCAACAGTCTCAACTCCCAGCACTG TGCCTCAGATGGCTCCACGGAGACCCTGGCCATGGTTGTGGTGGAGCCTGGGGAGCCGCTGTCCTCTCCCGAGTTCGAGGGTGGCCCCTTCAGCTCCCAGTCGGACGAGACCTCTCTCAGCACCACTGCCTCATCTGTCACGCCCACCAGCGAGCTGCTGCCCCTGGGGCCCGTGGACGGCCGCTCCTGCTCCATGGACTCTGCCTACggcaccctctcccccacctccctgcaaGACTTCGTGGCCCCAGCCCCTGTGGTGGAGCCAGCGCCCCGGCCCCCAGAGTTACCACAGGCCccttcacccccaccctcaccccgtCTCCGCCGCCGCACCCCTGTCCAGCTGCTGCTCTGCCCGCCCCACCTGCTCAAGTCCAAATCTGAGGCTAGCCTCCTCCAGCTGCTATCAGGGGCCACTGCCCGTGGAgcgcccccggcccccagccgcAGTCTGTCAGAACTCTGCTTGGCCGTTACGGTCTCTGGCACGAGGACTCAGGGCTCCCCTCAGGAAGCCGGGCCCAGCTGGGTTCACCGGGGGGCACCTAGCCCTGGTAGTGGCCCCAAGCTATCAGAGCTGGAGGGCAGAACCAGCTTCCCAGCTGGGGCGCCCGAAAGACCcaccaggaggagcagagagctgtCCTTGGGGGCCTCACCCAGGGTGCAGCCCGAGCCCCACCCAGGGATCTCTGCCCAGCACCGGAAGCTGACGCTGGCCCAACTGTACCGAATCAGGACCACCCTGCTGCTTAACTCCACGCTCACTGCCTC GGAGGTCTGA
- the PLEKHG5 gene encoding pleckstrin homology domain-containing family G member 5 isoform X3 — MDDQSLAEEKGLRCQNPNCMDKGRAAKVCHHADCQQLHRRGPLNLCEACDSKFHSAMHYDGHVRFDLPPQGSVLARNVSTRSCPPRTSPAADLEEEEESSLDGKGDRKSTGLKLSKKARRRHTDDPSKECFTLKFDLNVDIETEIVPAMKKKSLGEVLLPVFERKGITLGKVDIYLDQSNTPLSLTFEAYRFGGHYLRVKAKPGDEGKVEQGVKDSKSLSLPILRPARAGPPSLERVEPQSRRESLDILAPGRRRKNMSEFLGETSIPGQEAPTPSSCSLPGGSSGGSDSWKNRAASRFSGFFSSGPSTSALGREVDKMEQLEGKLHAYSLFGLPRLPRRLRFDHDSWEEEGDEEEEEEEEDACLRLEDSWRELIDGPEKLSRRQCHQQEAVWELLHTEASYIKKLRVITNLFLCCLLNLQESGLLCEVEAERLFSNIPEIVRLHRGLWGSVMVPVLEKARRTRALLQPGDFLRGFKMFGSLFKPYIRYCMEEESCMEYMRGLLRDNDLFRAYVTWAEKHQQCQRLKLSDMLAKPHQRLTKYPLLLKSVLRKTDEPRAKEAVVTMIDSVERFIHHVNACMRQRQERQRLAAVVSRIDAYEVVEGSNDEVDKLLKEFLHLDLTAPIPGASPEETRQLLLEGSLRMKEGKDSKMDVYCFLFTDLLLVTKAVKKAERTKVIRPPLLVDKIVCRELRDPGSFLLIYLNEFHSAVGAYTFQASGQALCRGWVDAIYNAQNQLQQLRTQEQPGSQPHLQSLEEEEDEEDEDEDEEEAGESSTSAASSPTILRRSSNSLNSQHCASDGSTETLAMVVVEPGEPLSSPEFEGGPFSSQSDETSLSTTASSVTPTSELLPLGPVDGRSCSMDSAYGTLSPTSLQDFVAPAPVVEPAPRPPELPQAPSPPPSPRLRRRTPVQLLLCPPHLLKSKSEASLLQLLSGATARGAPPAPSRSLSELCLAVTVSGTRTQGSPQEAGPSWVHRGAPSPGSGPKLSELEGRTSFPAGAPERPTRRSRELSLGASPRVQPEPHPGISAQHRKLTLAQLYRIRTTLLLNSTLTASEV, encoded by the exons ATGG ATGACCAGAGCCTGGCGGAGGAAAAGGGACTGCGCTGTCAGAACCCCAACTGCATGGACAAGGGGCGGGCAGCCAAG GTATGCCACCACGCTGACTGCCAGCAGCTGCACCGCCGGGGGCCCCTCAACCTCTGCGAGGCCTGTGACAGCAAGTTCCACAGCGCCATGCATTATGATGGGCACGTCCGCTTCGACCTGCCTCCCCAAG GCTCTGTTCTGGCCAGAAACGTGTCTACCCGGTCATGCCCCCCACGCACCAGCCCTGCAGCGGacttggaggaggaagaggaaagctcTCTGGATGGCAAAGG GGACCGGAAGAGCACAGGCCTGAAACTCTCCAAGAAGGCAAGGAGGAGACACACAGAT GACCCCAGCAAGGAGTGCTTCACCCTGAAGTTTGACCTGAATGTAGACATTGAGACAGAGATCGTACCAGCCATGAAGAAGAAGTCGCTGGG ggaggtgctGCTGCCGGTATTTGAAAGGAAGGGCATCACGCTGGGCAAGGTGGATATCTACCTGGACCAATCCAACACGCCCCTGTCCCTCACCTTTGAGGCCTACAGGTTCGGGGGACACTACCTGCGGGTCAAAG CCAAACCGGGGGACGAGGGGAAGGTGGAACAGGGAGTGAAGGACTCCAAATCCCTGAGTCTGCCAATCCTGCGGCCAGCCAGGGCCGGGCCCCCCTCCTTGGAGCGCGTGGAACCCCAGAGCCGCCGGGAGAGCCTGGATATCCTG GCCCCTGGCCGCCGCCGAAAGAACATGTCGGAGTTCCTGGGGGAGACGAGCATCCCTGGGCAGGAGGCCCCCACGCCTTCCAGCTGCTCTCTGCCCGGTGGTAGCAGCGGTGGCAGCGACAGCTGGAAGAACCGGGCGGCCAGTCGCTTCAGTGGCTTCTTCAGCTCGGGCCCCAGCACCAGCGCTTTGGGCCGG GAGGTGGACAAGATGGAGCAGCTGGAGGGCAAGCTGCACGCCTACAGCCTCTTCGGGCTGCCGCGGCTGCCCCGCAGGCTGCGCTTCGACCACGACtcgtgggaggaggagggggacgaggaggaggaggaggaggaggaggatgcctGTCTGCGGCTGGAAGACAGCTGGCGGGAGCTCATTGATGGGCCTGAG AAGCTGTCCCGGAGGCAGTGCCACCAGCAGGAGGCGGTGTGGGAGCTCCTGCACACAGAAGCCTCCTACATTAAGAAACTGAGGGTGATCACCAAC ctgTTCCTCTGCTGCCTCCTGAACCTGCAAGAATCGGGGCTGCTGTGTGAG GTGGAGGCCGAGCGCCTGTTCAGCAACATCCCCGAGATCGTGCGGCTGCACCGCGGACTGTGGGGCAGCGTGATGGTGCCGGTGCTGGAGAAGGCGCGGCGCACGCGGGCGCTGCTGCAGCCCGGGGACTTCCTCAGAGGCTTCAAGATG TTCGGCTCCCTCTTCAAGCCCTACATACGATACTGCATGGAGGAGGAGAGCTGCATGGAGTACATGCGCGGCCTGCTGCGCGACAACGACCTCTTCCGGGCATACGTCACG TGGGCCGAGAAGCATCAGCAGTGCCAGCGGCTGAAGCTGAGCGACATGCTGGCCAAGCCCCACCAGCGGCTCACCAAGTACCCGCTGCTGCTCAAGTCTGTGTTGAGGAAGACCGACGAGCCGCGCGCCAAGGAGGCCGTCGTCACCATG ATCGACTCGGTGGAGCGCTTCATCCACCACGTGAACGCGTGCATGCGGCAGCGGCAAGAGCGGCAGCGGCTGGCGGCCGTGGTGAGCCGCATCGACGCCTACGAGGTGGTGGAGGGCAGCAACGATGAGGTGGACAAG CTCCTGAAGGAATTTCTGCATCTGGACCTGACAGCACCCATCCCTGGCGCCTCCCCCGAGGAGACACGACAGCTGCTGCTGGAGGGGAGCCTGAGGATGAAGGAGGGGAAGGACAGCAAG atGGACGTGTACTGCTTCCTCTTCACGGACCTACTCTTGGTGACCAAGGCAGTGAAGAAGGCCGAGAGGACCAAGGTCATCCGGCCACCGCTGCTGGTGGACAAGATTGTGTGCCGGGAGCTTCGAGACCCCG GCTCCTTTCTCCTCATCTACCTGAATGAGTTCCACAGTGCTGTGGGGGCCTACACGTTCCAGGCCAGcggccaggctctgtgccgtggCTGGGTGGACGCCATTTACAACGCCCAG aACCAACTGCAGCAGCTGCGCACCCAGgagcagccaggcagccagccgCACCTGCAGAgcctggaagaggaggaggacgaagaggacgaggacgaggacgaggaggaAGCGGGGGAGAGTAGCACTTCTGCCGCCAGCTCCCCCACCATCCTGCGCAGGAGCAGCAACAGTCTCAACTCCCAGCACTG TGCCTCAGATGGCTCCACGGAGACCCTGGCCATGGTTGTGGTGGAGCCTGGGGAGCCGCTGTCCTCTCCCGAGTTCGAGGGTGGCCCCTTCAGCTCCCAGTCGGACGAGACCTCTCTCAGCACCACTGCCTCATCTGTCACGCCCACCAGCGAGCTGCTGCCCCTGGGGCCCGTGGACGGCCGCTCCTGCTCCATGGACTCTGCCTACggcaccctctcccccacctccctgcaaGACTTCGTGGCCCCAGCCCCTGTGGTGGAGCCAGCGCCCCGGCCCCCAGAGTTACCACAGGCCccttcacccccaccctcaccccgtCTCCGCCGCCGCACCCCTGTCCAGCTGCTGCTCTGCCCGCCCCACCTGCTCAAGTCCAAATCTGAGGCTAGCCTCCTCCAGCTGCTATCAGGGGCCACTGCCCGTGGAgcgcccccggcccccagccgcAGTCTGTCAGAACTCTGCTTGGCCGTTACGGTCTCTGGCACGAGGACTCAGGGCTCCCCTCAGGAAGCCGGGCCCAGCTGGGTTCACCGGGGGGCACCTAGCCCTGGTAGTGGCCCCAAGCTATCAGAGCTGGAGGGCAGAACCAGCTTCCCAGCTGGGGCGCCCGAAAGACCcaccaggaggagcagagagctgtCCTTGGGGGCCTCACCCAGGGTGCAGCCCGAGCCCCACCCAGGGATCTCTGCCCAGCACCGGAAGCTGACGCTGGCCCAACTGTACCGAATCAGGACCACCCTGCTGCTTAACTCCACGCTCACTGCCTC GGAGGTCTGA
- the PLEKHG5 gene encoding pleckstrin homology domain-containing family G member 5 isoform X4, which produces MHYDGHVRFDLPPQGSVLARNVSTRSCPPRTSPAADLEEEEESSLDGKGDRKSTGLKLSKKARRRHTDDPSKECFTLKFDLNVDIETEIVPAMKKKSLGEVLLPVFERKGITLGKVDIYLDQSNTPLSLTFEAYRFGGHYLRVKAKPGDEGKVEQGVKDSKSLSLPILRPARAGPPSLERVEPQSRRESLDILAPGRRRKNMSEFLGETSIPGQEAPTPSSCSLPGGSSGGSDSWKNRAASRFSGFFSSGPSTSALGREVDKMEQLEGKLHAYSLFGLPRLPRRLRFDHDSWEEEGDEEEEEEEEDACLRLEDSWRELIDGPEKLSRRQCHQQEAVWELLHTEASYIKKLRVITNLFLCCLLNLQESGLLCEVEAERLFSNIPEIVRLHRGLWGSVMVPVLEKARRTRALLQPGDFLRGFKMFGSLFKPYIRYCMEEESCMEYMRGLLRDNDLFRAYVTWAEKHQQCQRLKLSDMLAKPHQRLTKYPLLLKSVLRKTDEPRAKEAVVTMIDSVERFIHHVNACMRQRQERQRLAAVVSRIDAYEVVEGSNDEVDKLLKEFLHLDLTAPIPGASPEETRQLLLEGSLRMKEGKDSKMDVYCFLFTDLLLVTKAVKKAERTKVIRPPLLVDKIVCRELRDPGSFLLIYLNEFHSAVGAYTFQASGQALCRGWVDAIYNAQNQLQQLRTQEQPGSQPHLQSLEEEEDEEDEDEDEEEAGESSTSAASSPTILRRSSNSLNSQHCASDGSTETLAMVVVEPGEPLSSPEFEGGPFSSQSDETSLSTTASSVTPTSELLPLGPVDGRSCSMDSAYGTLSPTSLQDFVAPAPVVEPAPRPPELPQAPSPPPSPRLRRRTPVQLLLCPPHLLKSKSEASLLQLLSGATARGAPPAPSRSLSELCLAVTVSGTRTQGSPQEAGPSWVHRGAPSPGSGPKLSELEGRTSFPAGAPERPTRRSRELSLGASPRVQPEPHPGISAQHRKLTLAQLYRIRTTLLLNSTLTASEV; this is translated from the exons ATGCATTATGATGGGCACGTCCGCTTCGACCTGCCTCCCCAAG GCTCTGTTCTGGCCAGAAACGTGTCTACCCGGTCATGCCCCCCACGCACCAGCCCTGCAGCGGacttggaggaggaagaggaaagctcTCTGGATGGCAAAGG GGACCGGAAGAGCACAGGCCTGAAACTCTCCAAGAAGGCAAGGAGGAGACACACAGAT GACCCCAGCAAGGAGTGCTTCACCCTGAAGTTTGACCTGAATGTAGACATTGAGACAGAGATCGTACCAGCCATGAAGAAGAAGTCGCTGGG ggaggtgctGCTGCCGGTATTTGAAAGGAAGGGCATCACGCTGGGCAAGGTGGATATCTACCTGGACCAATCCAACACGCCCCTGTCCCTCACCTTTGAGGCCTACAGGTTCGGGGGACACTACCTGCGGGTCAAAG CCAAACCGGGGGACGAGGGGAAGGTGGAACAGGGAGTGAAGGACTCCAAATCCCTGAGTCTGCCAATCCTGCGGCCAGCCAGGGCCGGGCCCCCCTCCTTGGAGCGCGTGGAACCCCAGAGCCGCCGGGAGAGCCTGGATATCCTG GCCCCTGGCCGCCGCCGAAAGAACATGTCGGAGTTCCTGGGGGAGACGAGCATCCCTGGGCAGGAGGCCCCCACGCCTTCCAGCTGCTCTCTGCCCGGTGGTAGCAGCGGTGGCAGCGACAGCTGGAAGAACCGGGCGGCCAGTCGCTTCAGTGGCTTCTTCAGCTCGGGCCCCAGCACCAGCGCTTTGGGCCGG GAGGTGGACAAGATGGAGCAGCTGGAGGGCAAGCTGCACGCCTACAGCCTCTTCGGGCTGCCGCGGCTGCCCCGCAGGCTGCGCTTCGACCACGACtcgtgggaggaggagggggacgaggaggaggaggaggaggaggaggatgcctGTCTGCGGCTGGAAGACAGCTGGCGGGAGCTCATTGATGGGCCTGAG AAGCTGTCCCGGAGGCAGTGCCACCAGCAGGAGGCGGTGTGGGAGCTCCTGCACACAGAAGCCTCCTACATTAAGAAACTGAGGGTGATCACCAAC ctgTTCCTCTGCTGCCTCCTGAACCTGCAAGAATCGGGGCTGCTGTGTGAG GTGGAGGCCGAGCGCCTGTTCAGCAACATCCCCGAGATCGTGCGGCTGCACCGCGGACTGTGGGGCAGCGTGATGGTGCCGGTGCTGGAGAAGGCGCGGCGCACGCGGGCGCTGCTGCAGCCCGGGGACTTCCTCAGAGGCTTCAAGATG TTCGGCTCCCTCTTCAAGCCCTACATACGATACTGCATGGAGGAGGAGAGCTGCATGGAGTACATGCGCGGCCTGCTGCGCGACAACGACCTCTTCCGGGCATACGTCACG TGGGCCGAGAAGCATCAGCAGTGCCAGCGGCTGAAGCTGAGCGACATGCTGGCCAAGCCCCACCAGCGGCTCACCAAGTACCCGCTGCTGCTCAAGTCTGTGTTGAGGAAGACCGACGAGCCGCGCGCCAAGGAGGCCGTCGTCACCATG ATCGACTCGGTGGAGCGCTTCATCCACCACGTGAACGCGTGCATGCGGCAGCGGCAAGAGCGGCAGCGGCTGGCGGCCGTGGTGAGCCGCATCGACGCCTACGAGGTGGTGGAGGGCAGCAACGATGAGGTGGACAAG CTCCTGAAGGAATTTCTGCATCTGGACCTGACAGCACCCATCCCTGGCGCCTCCCCCGAGGAGACACGACAGCTGCTGCTGGAGGGGAGCCTGAGGATGAAGGAGGGGAAGGACAGCAAG atGGACGTGTACTGCTTCCTCTTCACGGACCTACTCTTGGTGACCAAGGCAGTGAAGAAGGCCGAGAGGACCAAGGTCATCCGGCCACCGCTGCTGGTGGACAAGATTGTGTGCCGGGAGCTTCGAGACCCCG GCTCCTTTCTCCTCATCTACCTGAATGAGTTCCACAGTGCTGTGGGGGCCTACACGTTCCAGGCCAGcggccaggctctgtgccgtggCTGGGTGGACGCCATTTACAACGCCCAG aACCAACTGCAGCAGCTGCGCACCCAGgagcagccaggcagccagccgCACCTGCAGAgcctggaagaggaggaggacgaagaggacgaggacgaggacgaggaggaAGCGGGGGAGAGTAGCACTTCTGCCGCCAGCTCCCCCACCATCCTGCGCAGGAGCAGCAACAGTCTCAACTCCCAGCACTG TGCCTCAGATGGCTCCACGGAGACCCTGGCCATGGTTGTGGTGGAGCCTGGGGAGCCGCTGTCCTCTCCCGAGTTCGAGGGTGGCCCCTTCAGCTCCCAGTCGGACGAGACCTCTCTCAGCACCACTGCCTCATCTGTCACGCCCACCAGCGAGCTGCTGCCCCTGGGGCCCGTGGACGGCCGCTCCTGCTCCATGGACTCTGCCTACggcaccctctcccccacctccctgcaaGACTTCGTGGCCCCAGCCCCTGTGGTGGAGCCAGCGCCCCGGCCCCCAGAGTTACCACAGGCCccttcacccccaccctcaccccgtCTCCGCCGCCGCACCCCTGTCCAGCTGCTGCTCTGCCCGCCCCACCTGCTCAAGTCCAAATCTGAGGCTAGCCTCCTCCAGCTGCTATCAGGGGCCACTGCCCGTGGAgcgcccccggcccccagccgcAGTCTGTCAGAACTCTGCTTGGCCGTTACGGTCTCTGGCACGAGGACTCAGGGCTCCCCTCAGGAAGCCGGGCCCAGCTGGGTTCACCGGGGGGCACCTAGCCCTGGTAGTGGCCCCAAGCTATCAGAGCTGGAGGGCAGAACCAGCTTCCCAGCTGGGGCGCCCGAAAGACCcaccaggaggagcagagagctgtCCTTGGGGGCCTCACCCAGGGTGCAGCCCGAGCCCCACCCAGGGATCTCTGCCCAGCACCGGAAGCTGACGCTGGCCCAACTGTACCGAATCAGGACCACCCTGCTGCTTAACTCCACGCTCACTGCCTC GGAGGTCTGA